The proteins below come from a single Oenanthe melanoleuca isolate GR-GAL-2019-014 chromosome Z, OMel1.0, whole genome shotgun sequence genomic window:
- the PCGF3 gene encoding polycomb group RING finger protein 3 isoform X2, which yields MLTRKIKLWDINAHITCRLCNGYLIDATTVTECLHTFCRSCLVKYLEENNTCPTCRIVIHQSHPLQYIGHDRTMQDIVYKLVPGLQEAEMKKQREFYHKLGMEVPGDIKGETCSTKQHLDSHRNGETKADENINKETSEEKQEEDNDYHRSDEQVSICLECNSSKLRGLKRKWIRCSAQATVLHLKKFIAKKLNLSSFNELDILCNEEILGKDHTLKFVVVTRWRFKKAPLLLHYRPKMDLL from the exons ATGCTAACAAGGAAGATTAAGCTTTGGGACATTAATGCCCATATAACCTGTCGTCTGTGCAATGGATACCTGATCGATGCTACTACTGTAACAGAATGCTTGCATACTT TCTGTAGAAGCTGCCTAGTGAAATATTTGGAGGAAAACAACACCTGTCCAACGTGTAGGATTGTTATACATCAGAGCCACCCATTACAGTATATTGG TCATGACAGAACAATGCAAGATATTGTTTACAAACTTGTGCCAGGCCTCCAAGAAG cggaaatgaaaaagcaaagggAGTTTTATCACAAGCTGGGCATGGAAGTTCCAGGAGACATCAAAGGGGAGACATGTTCTACAAAACAGCACCTAGATTCTCATCGAAATG GTGAAACTAAAGcagatgaaaatataaataaagaaacttcagaagaaaagcaggaagaagatAATGACTACCACCGAAGTGATGAACAG GTAAGCATCTGCTTGGAGTGCAATAGCAGCAAACTGCGTGGATTGAAACGAAAATGGATTCGTTGCTCTGCACAAGCAACAGTCTTACATCTAAAGAAGTTCATTGCCAAAAAGCTCaacctttcttcttttaatgag CTGGATATATTATGCAATGAAGAGATTCTTGGCAAGGACCACACGCTCAAGTTTGTAGTTGTTACTAGATGGAGATTTAAG AAAGCACCTCTACTGCTACATTATAGACCCAAAATGGACTTGCTGTAA
- the PCGF3 gene encoding polycomb group RING finger protein 3 isoform X1, whose amino-acid sequence MSLLQTPKMLTRKIKLWDINAHITCRLCNGYLIDATTVTECLHTFCRSCLVKYLEENNTCPTCRIVIHQSHPLQYIGHDRTMQDIVYKLVPGLQEAEMKKQREFYHKLGMEVPGDIKGETCSTKQHLDSHRNGETKADENINKETSEEKQEEDNDYHRSDEQVSICLECNSSKLRGLKRKWIRCSAQATVLHLKKFIAKKLNLSSFNELDILCNEEILGKDHTLKFVVVTRWRFKKAPLLLHYRPKMDLL is encoded by the exons ATGTCTCTTCTGCAGACACCAAAGATGCTAACAAGGAAGATTAAGCTTTGGGACATTAATGCCCATATAACCTGTCGTCTGTGCAATGGATACCTGATCGATGCTACTACTGTAACAGAATGCTTGCATACTT TCTGTAGAAGCTGCCTAGTGAAATATTTGGAGGAAAACAACACCTGTCCAACGTGTAGGATTGTTATACATCAGAGCCACCCATTACAGTATATTGG TCATGACAGAACAATGCAAGATATTGTTTACAAACTTGTGCCAGGCCTCCAAGAAG cggaaatgaaaaagcaaagggAGTTTTATCACAAGCTGGGCATGGAAGTTCCAGGAGACATCAAAGGGGAGACATGTTCTACAAAACAGCACCTAGATTCTCATCGAAATG GTGAAACTAAAGcagatgaaaatataaataaagaaacttcagaagaaaagcaggaagaagatAATGACTACCACCGAAGTGATGAACAG GTAAGCATCTGCTTGGAGTGCAATAGCAGCAAACTGCGTGGATTGAAACGAAAATGGATTCGTTGCTCTGCACAAGCAACAGTCTTACATCTAAAGAAGTTCATTGCCAAAAAGCTCaacctttcttcttttaatgag CTGGATATATTATGCAATGAAGAGATTCTTGGCAAGGACCACACGCTCAAGTTTGTAGTTGTTACTAGATGGAGATTTAAG AAAGCACCTCTACTGCTACATTATAGACCCAAAATGGACTTGCTGTAA